In Polynucleobacter ibericus, a genomic segment contains:
- a CDS encoding TIGR00645 family protein encodes MNQDKQTFLDKKLRPLPRWIFMSRWLQAPLYLGLIVAQGVYVWQFWIELVHLITMMADKSMTETALMLVVLGLIDVVMISNLLVMVIVGGWETFVSRLELENHPDQPEWLSHVNAGVLKVKLATAIIGISSIHLLKTFINAASYDEKTLMWQTLIHITFVLSAVAIAYTEKIVTAAHKPH; translated from the coding sequence ATGAACCAAGATAAACAAACTTTCCTAGATAAAAAATTACGCCCATTGCCGCGTTGGATATTCATGTCCCGCTGGCTGCAGGCGCCACTCTATTTGGGTCTAATTGTTGCCCAGGGTGTGTACGTTTGGCAGTTCTGGATAGAGCTAGTTCATCTCATTACGATGATGGCAGATAAGTCGATGACTGAAACTGCCTTAATGCTAGTGGTATTAGGCTTGATCGACGTAGTCATGATTTCCAACTTATTGGTCATGGTCATTGTTGGTGGCTGGGAAACATTTGTCTCACGCCTAGAGCTGGAGAATCACCCCGATCAGCCTGAATGGCTATCTCATGTGAATGCTGGGGTATTGAAGGTAAAGCTGGCAACTGCCATCATTGGTATTTCATCAATCCATTTACTCAAGACATTCATCAATGCGGCATCCTATGATGAAAAAACCTTGATGTGGCAAACCTTAATTCACATTACCTTTGTACTGTCAGCAGTTGCAATTGCCTATACTGAAAAAATAGTGACAGCAGCGCATAAGCCCCATTAA
- a CDS encoding putative quorum-sensing-regulated virulence factor produces the protein MSQAIIFDVEATDKNDAVIIEAASLDVTSLKPFEVGNPWVQRYNPGKPISLGALATHHIMDEELVNCPASSSFRLPAGAKYLIGHNIDFDWVAIGKPEVKRICTLALARSLWPKLDSHTQSALLYHFERSTARDQLRNAHSALADVWICSKIVGQIIDKLHPISLDALWEMSEKARIPKVMPYGKHKGELISQMPSDYKQWMLRQDNVSEYLRKALEAK, from the coding sequence ATGTCCCAAGCCATTATTTTTGACGTAGAAGCAACCGATAAGAACGATGCAGTGATTATTGAAGCCGCTTCACTTGATGTCACTTCCCTTAAGCCATTTGAAGTGGGCAACCCTTGGGTGCAACGTTACAACCCAGGTAAACCGATTAGCTTAGGCGCGCTTGCTACTCATCACATCATGGATGAAGAGCTAGTCAATTGCCCTGCAAGTAGTTCTTTTCGATTACCAGCTGGCGCTAAATACCTAATTGGTCACAATATTGATTTTGACTGGGTGGCGATTGGTAAGCCCGAAGTAAAACGTATCTGCACCCTAGCACTAGCACGCAGCCTTTGGCCTAAGCTCGACAGTCATACACAAAGCGCCCTGCTCTATCACTTTGAACGTAGCACCGCTAGAGATCAGTTACGTAATGCTCATAGCGCCTTAGCTGATGTATGGATCTGCTCCAAGATTGTTGGGCAGATTATTGATAAGTTACACCCGATCTCTTTAGATGCCTTATGGGAGATGTCTGAGAAAGCCCGCATTCCGAAAGTAATGCCCTATGGCAAACACAAGGGTGAGCTGATTAGCCAAATGCCTAGTGACTATAAGCAATGGATGCTACGTCAAGACAATGTCTCTGAATATCTGCGCAAAGCCTTAGAAGCTAAGTAG
- the dnaX gene encoding DNA polymerase III subunit gamma/tau, which translates to MTALALARSWRPKTFSELVGQDHVVKALTHALDQGRLHHAWLFTGTRGVGKTTIARIMAKALNCTGSDGSGKMTSEPCGKCPACMEIDAGRFVDYIEMDAASNRGVDDIASLLEKAAYAPSNGRYKVYMIDEVHMLTNHAFNAMLKTLEEPPEHVKFILATTDPQKIPVTILSRCLQFNLKQMPVPLIVEHLEKVLAAEKVECEVNALRVLAKAAQGSMRDALSLTDQAIAYAAGKVTEESVRGMLGTLDDAYLIRILDCLIAKDGASLLAVANEMGERSMSFSLALQDLSSLLQKIAAAQVVPESVLEDWPEAGEIRRLAGQLTKEEAQLFYQITITSRPDLSLAPDEQTGFAMTLLRMLAFRPGNGGGGSSSSTPSSPSAPPVNTARPAPAASASRAAAPAPVAKAAAPAQAPSPAASAPVAAAGNSAERPDWHALMRQLPVKGLVQQLAFQTELQDWNDSAAGVRATIVTPMPQLASDASVGRLADALTVHFGKPVKIVIEKGEVEGKTVAKVDAQIHQEKRMNAEQMIAADPFIQQLEKEFGAKVVGGSVKPL; encoded by the coding sequence ATGACAGCATTGGCATTAGCCCGTTCGTGGCGCCCCAAAACCTTCTCTGAATTAGTTGGCCAAGACCATGTGGTTAAGGCTTTAACGCATGCCTTGGATCAGGGTCGCCTGCACCATGCATGGCTCTTTACTGGCACTCGCGGGGTAGGTAAGACGACTATTGCCCGAATTATGGCTAAAGCCCTCAATTGCACAGGATCCGATGGTTCCGGCAAGATGACTTCAGAGCCTTGCGGAAAATGCCCAGCTTGTATGGAAATCGATGCAGGCCGCTTTGTTGACTATATAGAGATGGATGCTGCAAGTAATCGTGGTGTTGACGACATTGCTTCCCTGCTAGAGAAAGCTGCGTACGCACCAAGTAATGGTCGTTATAAGGTTTACATGATTGACGAGGTGCACATGCTCACCAATCATGCCTTTAATGCCATGCTCAAAACTTTGGAAGAGCCTCCAGAGCACGTCAAATTTATTCTGGCGACAACAGATCCGCAAAAGATCCCTGTCACTATTCTGTCTCGTTGCTTGCAGTTCAATCTCAAGCAAATGCCAGTACCGCTCATCGTTGAGCATCTCGAAAAAGTGCTGGCAGCTGAAAAAGTCGAATGTGAAGTCAATGCTTTGCGTGTTCTGGCTAAGGCCGCTCAAGGTTCTATGCGCGATGCGCTCTCATTAACTGACCAAGCGATTGCTTACGCTGCTGGCAAGGTAACTGAAGAATCGGTGCGCGGCATGCTCGGTACCCTAGATGATGCTTATCTCATTCGTATTCTGGATTGTTTGATTGCTAAAGATGGTGCAAGCCTTCTGGCAGTCGCAAACGAAATGGGAGAGCGCAGCATGTCTTTCTCATTAGCGTTACAAGATCTATCAAGCTTGTTGCAAAAAATTGCAGCAGCGCAAGTTGTTCCAGAATCTGTTTTAGAAGATTGGCCAGAAGCAGGTGAGATTCGTCGTTTAGCCGGTCAACTGACGAAAGAAGAAGCGCAACTCTTTTATCAAATTACTATTACTAGCCGCCCAGATTTATCTTTGGCACCAGATGAACAAACTGGTTTTGCTATGACGCTCTTGCGGATGCTCGCATTTCGTCCGGGCAATGGCGGTGGGGGTAGTTCTTCTTCAACACCCTCATCACCATCGGCTCCACCGGTAAATACTGCTCGCCCAGCACCTGCTGCATCAGCATCCAGAGCAGCTGCTCCTGCGCCAGTAGCAAAAGCTGCTGCTCCAGCTCAAGCGCCGTCACCTGCCGCTTCAGCACCTGTTGCTGCCGCAGGTAACTCGGCAGAGCGTCCTGATTGGCATGCCTTGATGCGTCAGTTGCCGGTAAAGGGATTAGTACAGCAGTTAGCGTTTCAGACCGAATTACAAGATTGGAATGATTCTGCTGCAGGTGTACGCGCAACCATCGTGACGCCAATGCCGCAGTTAGCTTCTGATGCATCTGTTGGTCGTTTGGCTGATGCCCTCACAGTTCACTTTGGCAAACCTGTGAAGATTGTGATTGAGAAGGGTGAAGTAGAAGGCAAAACTGTTGCCAAGGTTGATGCCCAGATTCATCAAGAGAAAAGAATGAATGCAGAACAAATGATTGCAGCTGATCCTTTTATTCAGCAATTGGAAAAAGAGTTTGGCGCCAAAGTAGTTGGCGGCTCAGTAAAACCTCTTTGA
- a CDS encoding YbaB/EbfC family nucleoid-associated protein, with translation MMKGGLAGLMKQAQQMQEKMKTAQAELAALEVTGQAAGGLVKVTISGKYELKRVQIDPGAMDDREMLEDLIVTAYTEAFKQVEAASAQMMSGATAGMPMPPGFKLPF, from the coding sequence ATGATGAAAGGTGGACTTGCTGGTCTCATGAAACAGGCTCAGCAGATGCAAGAGAAAATGAAAACTGCGCAAGCTGAATTGGCTGCGTTGGAAGTAACTGGCCAAGCGGCTGGTGGCTTGGTGAAAGTAACTATCTCTGGCAAATACGAACTCAAGCGTGTACAGATTGATCCAGGCGCAATGGATGATCGCGAGATGTTGGAAGACCTCATCGTGACCGCTTACACAGAAGCATTCAAGCAAGTGGAAGCTGCCAGCGCACAAATGATGTCTGGCGCTACTGCTGGTATGCCAATGCCTCCTGGCTTTAAGTTGCCGTTCTAA
- the recR gene encoding recombination mediator RecR: protein MARIEAPQDALGRLIEALRVLPGVGPKSAQRMAFYLLQHDRNGAAVLAQSLGEAVETVGHCARCNTFSETQICSTCSDECRDPSLLCIVETPADQVMVEQTLSFKGNYFVLMGRLSPLDGMGPNEIGFDRLLMRIESPDTGVPIREVVLATNFTSEGEATAHYIGEVLKAKGIKVTRIARGIPVGGELEYVDAGTLARALMDRR, encoded by the coding sequence ATGGCGCGTATAGAAGCACCTCAAGATGCACTCGGTCGTTTGATCGAGGCATTGCGCGTACTGCCTGGAGTAGGGCCAAAGTCTGCCCAGCGCATGGCGTTTTATCTACTACAGCATGATCGCAATGGTGCAGCTGTACTTGCTCAGTCGTTAGGCGAAGCGGTTGAAACGGTTGGTCACTGCGCGCGTTGCAATACATTCTCAGAAACACAGATTTGTAGTACCTGTTCTGATGAGTGTCGTGATCCATCACTCCTATGTATTGTCGAAACGCCTGCCGATCAAGTGATGGTGGAGCAGACACTCAGCTTCAAGGGCAATTACTTTGTATTGATGGGCCGTCTCTCGCCACTCGATGGCATGGGTCCGAATGAAATTGGCTTTGATCGATTGCTCATGCGTATTGAAAGTCCTGACACGGGAGTGCCAATTCGTGAAGTGGTGCTAGCAACCAATTTCACGAGCGAGGGTGAGGCTACCGCCCATTACATTGGTGAAGTACTCAAGGCCAAGGGGATCAAAGTCACCCGGATTGCTCGAGGCATCCCAGTAGGCGGCGAACTCGAATACGTAGATGCGGGCACGTTGGCTCGCGCCTTAATGGATCGCCGTTAA